The Nitrosomonas sp. genomic sequence GACTATTCCGTCGAAAGTTCTGTCCCTGGAAGAATTAAAGGCCCCCAAAATTTTTGCAGAAATTGCACAGCAACCCCGTGGAGTGGTCCTGGTAACCGGCCCGACCGGTTCAGGTAAATCAACCACTCTTGCGGCCATGGTCAATGATATCAATGAAAACCAGTATGGTCATATTCTCACACTTGAAGACCCGATCGAGTTTGTTCATCAGAGTAAAAAATGCCTGATTAATCAACGTGAAGTTGGACGAGATACCTATAGCTTCAGTAACGCGCTACGCTCGGCTCTGCGGGAAGATCCAGATATCATTCTAGTGGGAGAGATGCGTGACCTGGAAACAATCCGTTTAGCGATGACTGCCGCAGAAACCGGTCATCTGGTTTTTGGCACGTTGCATACCAGTTCAGCCGCCAAAACCATAGACCGTATCATTGACGTGTTTCCTGCCGATGAAAAGGAAATGATGCGTGCCATGCTCTCAGAATCATTGCGTGCAGTTATTTCTCAAGCATTATTAAAGACAAAAGATGGCAGTGGTCGAGTCGCAGCGCACGA encodes the following:
- a CDS encoding type IV pilus twitching motility protein PilT: MNIVELLSFVVKNNASDLHLSSGLPPMIRVHGEIRRINLPAMEHKDVHEMIYDIMNDKQRKQYEELLECDFSFEIPNLARFRVNAFNTNRGAATVMRTIPSKVLSLEELKAPKIFAEIAQQPRGVVLVTGPTGSGKSTTLAAMVNDINENQYGHILTLEDPIEFVHQSKKCLINQREVGRDTYSFSNALRSALREDPDIILVGEMRDLETIRLAMTAAETGHLVFGTLHTSSAAKTIDRIIDVFPADEKEMMRAMLSESLRAVISQALLKTKDGSGRVAAHEIMIGTPAIRNLIREGKVAQMYSTIQTGQGTGMQTLDQNLTDLVRRNVISMADARSKAMNKDNFRG